The genomic DNA AATTACTAGTGTTAGCAATATAAGTGCTAAAATTACCCCTAAAATATCCTTATATGTAAAATATGGATGGAAAGGAATTTTATCAATACTGTTAGAAATTCCTAATGGATTTGATGAGCCTGTTTCGTGAAGAAGTGAGATGTGAATTATAATTATCGCTAGTAGGATAAAAGGGAATAAAAAATGAAGAGTAAAGAATCGAGTTAAGGTGGGGTTATCAACTGAAAACCCACCTCAAATTCATTGAGTAATTGTATGACCGATGTAGGGAATAGCTGAAAGAAGATTTGTAATTACTGTTGCCCCTCAGAATGATATTTGGCCTCAAGGTAGAACATATCCTAAAAATGCAGTAGCTATTAAAATTAAAATGATGATTGTTCCTGAAATTCAAGGGCCTTTTAAATAGAATGAAGAGAAAAATAGACCACGTGCTACGTGAATGTAtaagaaaataaagaagaaagaggcTGTGTTAGCATGTGCTGCTCGGATTATTCATCCTAGATTGACATCACGTGTGATGTGTGATACTCTTGAAAATGCAGTTGTAATATCTCTTGAAAAGTGTATAGCTAGAAAAACTCCTGTTAAAATTTGAATAATTAAACATATTCTAAGTAAGGATCCATAATTTCATATGTATGAAATGTTTGAGGGAGCAGGTAAATCAATTAATGTTGAGTTGATGATTTTGATTAAGCTATTGGATTTCCGAAGAAGCATTAGTTAGATTTTAGAGGGCTATAATTGAtttaataattattataatagaAATTAGAGAGATTAATAAGTAAATTATTATAAATAGTAATATTATTAAAGGTTTTTCTGTTAAAATTTCTTGaatttgtattttatttatagATACTATTGGAAAATTATTAATTTTTAGTACCAATAATAATGGAAGTCTAATAAAAAGTCATTTTTTGTTAAAAGTAAATTTTTTATTTGGtgttaaacttgtaatgtacaGAAAAATTACTAGTAAACCTCCTAAGATAAGAAGTGTAATAATTAGAATGAATCAAGAGAATTTTATAAATTTATATATCATGATTCTTATGTAGATTGTAGTTAAAATCATGATTATAACTATAGAAATAGGGTGTGTTGAGGATATAAATATAAGGGGTATAATTATTATaaattttatttcagaaaatagTATAATTAAATATTTAAATTTTGGGGATTTAGGATGAGGTATCTTTTCTGAAATTACAAGATTTAATCAATTAAGGGTTACAAaacctttgttttcttttaaacTATTGTAACTAATGTTTATGTTTGGGGTGTTAATTTATTTTTTTGGTTTAATAAGTATTTTTTTTAACCGGAATCATATTttaattttgtttttgtgtttagAGTTTATATATTTAGGAATCTTATATAATGTTGTACTTTTTGATGGGTTTAAATATGATTTTTTGAGAATAATCTTGTTTATAATTCTTGTGGTTTGCGAAGCTGGGTTGGGGCTAAGAATTTTAGTAATAGGAGTTTATTTTTATGGAAATGATAAATTAATTCAATAAATTTAATGAAATGTTAATTTTAGTATAGTATTAATTATGATAATATGCATGTATTTATACTTCTCTTTTGTTGAATTTATAtttgtgttgtttttttgttgcttatttactttttttttagttgattggtctggtatttatttatttgttgggGAGTTATTTGGGATAGATATATTGGGTTTTTTTTGATTGAGTTAAGTTTGTGGATTGGAATACTAATATTTTTAGCTAGAATGAGTTTAAAGGTTAATTTTGATAAGATATTTAATTTTTATATTATTTTGATAGTTCTTCTTTtaattttttgctttttgcttcAAAATTTAATtgggttttatttattttttgaaaGAGTTTTGTTTCCTATTGTTATATTAATTATGGGTTGGGGATACCAGCCTGAACGTCTTCAGGCTGGTATTTATATACTATTTTATACACTTTTTGGTTCACTccctttatttttgttttttttattcaataGAGAAAGATTAagaattttttatatttattgaATAAATTATAGATTATCAATAGTGATAGTGCTTATAGGAGTTTTAGGATTTTTAGTAAAAATACCAATATTTTTTGTTCATGTTTGACTCCCAAAGGCTCATGTTGAAGCTCCGGTAGCTGGATCTATGATTTTGGCTGGTGTGTTATTAAAATTAGGAATTTATGGACTTCTTCGAattaaattttttttaattaataATTTTAATAGATTTAGTTTTCTGATTATGAGAGTTGTTTTGATTGGCGGTTTAATAATTAGATTAATTTGTTTATGTCAGGTTGATGTTAAGGCACTGATTGCATATTCTTCTGTATGTCATATGGGTATGGTTTTAGGAGGTCTTATGAGTATAACTGGTTGAGGGTTGATTGGAAGTTTAGCTATAATGATTGGTCATGGTCTTTGCTCATCAGGGTTATTTTGTTTAGCAAATATGTACTATGAACGGTTCTACACTCGTAGAATAATTCTTTTAAAAGGTTTAGGAAGAGTATTTCCATTTTAGGATTGTGATGATTTTTATTTAGAATTATTAATATAGCAGCCCCTCCTTCTATAAATTTAGGTGGAGAGTTACTATTAATAGGTGGTATTATAAAGTGGAGATTAATAGTAATAGTTCCTTTAGGTTTAATATCTTTTTTTAGTGCAGGGTATTCTTTGTATATATTTAGTTATTTAAATCATGGGAAAGGATGGGTGGTATATGGTGTGTTTATAATTTCAATTCGAGAAATATATCTATTATTTCTTCATTTAATTCCCCTATTATTGTGAATTTTGAAAATGGAGATATTTATAATTTGGTTTTATCTAGTTAGTTTATATATAAAATATTAAATTGTGGATTTAATGAGGAATTATCACTGGATAATTTTTTTCCAATGAGgagtttatatatttattttaagaatttttttttttaccctagGCGTATgatttataatatatataaatgtTTTAGTAAttgaatattttttattagttttAGGGGATTTTGAATTAaaattttatttattgtttgATTGGATGAGAATAATATTTGTTTGCGTGGTTTTGTTTATCTCATGTATAGTTATTTTTTATAGAAATGACTATATGGAAAgagaaaaatttaaaaattatttttgttaTGGAGTTTTATTATTTGTTGGGTCTATACTAATAATAATTATGAGTCCTAATTTATTAATAATTTTATTGGGGTGAGATGGTTTAGGCTTAGTTTCATATTGTCTAGTAATTTTTTATCAGAATTATAAATCTGATAGAGCTGGAATAATTACTGTGATGAGAAATCGAATTGGGGATGTGATAATTTTAttatcttttgtttttcttttaaattttGGAAATTTAGATTTTTtggtttttaaaaaaatattttttgtagGAGGTTTAATGCTAATCATTGCTGGTATAACTAAAAGAGCTCAAATTCCTTTTTCTGCCTGACTCCCCGCTGCTATGGCAGCCCCAACCCCCGTCTCCTCTTTAGTTCATTCTTCAACTTTGGTTACAGCTGGTGTTTATCTTTTAATTCGTTTAGATATGTTATTTTGTATTAGTGGTTTTAGATGATTTTTATCTTTTTTGGCTTTGTTAACTATGGTTATATCAGGGGTTGGGGCTGTATTGGAAATGGATCTAAAAAAAATTATTGCTTTGTCTACTCTTAGACAGCTTGGTTTAATAATATTAATTTTGTCTTTAGGGGAAACAGGTCtagctttttttcatttattaACTCATGCATTATTTAAGGCtatattatttttatgtgcTGGTTTTATAATCCATAGAAGATTAGGAGGGCAGGATATTCGTTTtatgggattttttttttgttctaatCCTTTAATTGGAATATCATTTAGACTAGCTAATTTATCACTATTTGGGTTACCATTTTTAAGAGGATTTTATTCAAAAGATATAATTTTAGAATTTGTTTATGCTAATAAGGAAAATTGATTTACTACTTCTTTGGTTGTATTAGCAACTGTAATAACTTGTGTTTATTCATTGCGTGTTATATATTATTCAATATGAAGGGGTAGAAGAAAGTTAGTTGTTTTCTCTAGTCATTGGTCTTTTTGAATAGAAGTTCCAGTGTTCCTTATAGGATTGTTGGTAATTTTTTTTGGTTCGATAATAAGATGAATTATGTTTTCTTGTTGGGATTTAAGAATTATGATATTGAAGATCAAAATGGTTAATGTTGTAATTTTAGGTTTAGGTTGTTGAGTCTTTTACTCTCTATACAGAGGTTTTA from Ornithodoros turicata isolate Travis unplaced genomic scaffold, ASM3712646v1 ctg00001343.1, whole genome shotgun sequence includes the following:
- the LOC135376868 gene encoding LOW QUALITY PROTEIN: NADH-ubiquinone oxidoreductase chain 4-like (The sequence of the model RefSeq protein was modified relative to this genomic sequence to represent the inferred CDS: inserted 1 base in 1 codon; substituted 5 bases at 5 genomic stop codons); this encodes MSLKVNFDKIFNFYIILIVLLLIFCFLLQNLIGFYLFFERVLFPIVILIMGWGYQPERLQAGIYILFYTLFGSLPLFLFFLFNRERLRIFYIYXINYRLSIVIVLIGVLGFLVKIPIFFVHVXLPKAHVEAPVAGSMILAGVLLKLGIYGLLRIKFFLINNFNRFSFLIMRVVLIGGLIIRLICLCQVDVKALIAYSSVCHMGMVLGGLMSITGXGLIGSLAIMIGHGLCSSGLFCLANMYYERFYTRRIILLKGLGRVFPFXGLXXFLFRIINIAAPPSINLGGELLLIGGIIKWRLIVIVPLGLISFFSAGYSLYIFSYLNHGKGWVVYGVFIISIREIYLLFLHLIPLLL
- the LOC135376876 gene encoding LOW QUALITY PROTEIN: NADH-ubiquinone oxidoreductase chain 5-like (The sequence of the model RefSeq protein was modified relative to this genomic sequence to represent the inferred CDS: substituted 1 base at 1 genomic stop codon); this encodes MAAPTPVSSLVHSSTLVTAGVYLLIRLDMLFCISGFRXFLSFLALLTMVISGVGAVLEMDLKKIIALSTLRQLGLIILILSLGETGLAFFHLLTHALFKAILFLCAGFIIHRRLGGQDIRFMGFFFCSNPLIGISFRLANLSLFGLPFLRGFYSKDIILEFVYANKEN
- the LOC135376871 gene encoding LOW QUALITY PROTEIN: cytochrome b-like (The sequence of the model RefSeq protein was modified relative to this genomic sequence to represent the inferred CDS: substituted 7 bases at 7 genomic stop codons) gives rise to the protein MLLRKSNSLIKIINSTLIDLPAPSNISYIXNYGSLLRICLIIQILTGVFLAIHFSRDITTAFSRVSHITRDVNLGXIIRAAHANTASFFFIFLYIHVARGLFFSSFYLKGPXISGTIIILILIATAFLGYVLPXGQISFXGATVITNLLSAIPYIGHTITQXIXGGFSVDNPTLTRFFTLHFLFPFILLAIIIIHISLLHETGSSNPLGISNSIDKIPFHPYFTYKDILGVILALILLTLVILIYPYIFSDPENFLIANPLITPPHIQPE